The Tessaracoccus flavescens genome includes a window with the following:
- a CDS encoding DUF192 domain-containing protein yields MRTVLVGLALLALTSCAPAQTRAVQVGEKVYTVEVATTEDDQRQGLAGQPEVEPGTGMLFRLPSRSTQQVWGAGMLVAVDVVWITGGQVAAVDVLEPCTARDQSTCPRLTAPSPVDAVLEVQRDSRRRNRDSGRPVG; encoded by the coding sequence ATGCGAACCGTCCTCGTCGGCTTAGCCCTACTGGCCCTCACCAGCTGCGCGCCGGCGCAGACCCGCGCCGTGCAGGTTGGGGAGAAGGTCTACACCGTCGAGGTGGCCACGACCGAGGACGACCAACGCCAGGGACTCGCCGGCCAGCCCGAGGTCGAACCGGGCACCGGAATGCTGTTCCGGCTGCCCAGCCGATCCACACAGCAAGTCTGGGGAGCCGGAATGCTCGTAGCCGTCGACGTCGTGTGGATCACCGGCGGCCAGGTCGCGGCCGTCGACGTCCTCGAGCCCTGCACCGCCAGGGACCAGAGCACCTGCCCACGACTCACCGCCCCGAGCCCCGTCGACGCCGTGCTAGAGGTGCAGCGGGATAGTCGCCGGCGAAACCGTGACAGTGGAAGACCAGTAGGGTAA
- a CDS encoding helix-turn-helix transcriptional regulator: MADVLDRTLFGNAVRDARRALGWSQSALAERSGVSRPTIARLEAGRGVSSTSLLKLAKALDLQIALEPQEKHR, from the coding sequence GTGGCCGACGTCCTGGATCGGACCCTCTTCGGCAACGCCGTCCGCGACGCCCGGAGAGCTCTTGGCTGGAGCCAGTCCGCCTTGGCCGAGCGCTCCGGTGTCTCGCGCCCCACCATCGCCCGACTCGAAGCGGGGCGTGGGGTCTCGTCCACGAGCCTGCTGAAGCTTGCCAAGGCCCTCGACCTCCAGATAGCCCTGGAACCCCAGGAGAAGCACCGCTGA
- a CDS encoding DNA-binding protein yields the protein METPIERARVAAEQLAAAGQAVTSRAVRQASGVKMAVAVDVARQWNEARGQEVEAPPVPEAVLLRIEGVWREAYSLAQDEFEAERTGWAAKIATAARELGEVTADLDDMEEKARKAGQEVDEARTRIAQAEAQAAAAAVDVDRITGELRAVQEQAATERTRADRAEARADAITAEAERLRAELHAVQEQAATERTRADRAEARADAIAVPRGKSRP from the coding sequence ATGGAAACACCGATCGAGCGGGCGAGGGTCGCCGCGGAGCAGCTGGCGGCCGCCGGCCAGGCGGTCACGTCCCGCGCCGTGCGCCAGGCGTCCGGCGTCAAGATGGCGGTGGCGGTCGACGTCGCCCGACAGTGGAACGAAGCCAGGGGCCAGGAAGTCGAGGCCCCGCCCGTTCCCGAGGCCGTGCTGCTGCGCATCGAGGGCGTGTGGCGCGAGGCGTACAGCCTCGCCCAAGACGAGTTTGAGGCAGAGCGCACCGGATGGGCTGCGAAGATCGCGACCGCGGCCCGTGAGCTGGGGGAGGTGACCGCGGACCTCGACGACATGGAAGAGAAGGCCAGGAAGGCCGGCCAGGAGGTCGACGAGGCTCGCACCCGCATTGCGCAGGCCGAGGCCCAGGCAGCGGCGGCCGCCGTCGACGTCGACCGAATCACCGGCGAGTTGCGCGCCGTCCAGGAGCAGGCCGCCACGGAGCGGACCCGAGCAGACCGAGCCGAGGCCAGGGCCGACGCGATCACCGCCGAGGCCGAGCGACTCCGCGCCGAGCTGCACGCCGTCCAGGAGCAGGCCGCCACGGAGCGGACCCGAGCAGACCGAGCCGAGGCCCGGGCCGACGCGATCGCAGTGCCCCGAGGCAAGAGCAGGCCGTGA
- a CDS encoding integrase catalytic domain-containing protein — translation MAARFEVTKKYAQAYAAAPRKGKSVILDHVVEVTGWNRDHARQQLVARLKQAPGRAVATVAVIDRRKTKPRKYSYDAIKILQQVWATAGGSCGKYLTVAMTDWLDAMETEGSLVSGQDRYSPEVRAELESMSAATIDRYLAPTRATDPLRGKSATRPGSLLRNSIQIRKAGDEVEAEPGFFEVDTVAHCGPTLQGEFARSVNFTDMHTGWTFTHAIRNNAHIHIRTAFDLLIEQVPFAVTGIDSDNGSEFINHQLIDWAGQRDVFFTRSRPYKKNDQATIESKNNHLVRRYGFYHRYDTPTELTLLNQLWTLVNDRLNFFTPTKKPVGWSTDTIGRRKRLYDKPRSPYQRLLAAGVLSSAQETELAAYKATLQPAAIAHTITEIQQELTQLAAGKTRRLQDQITWKAPTPGVLKTRAS, via the coding sequence ATGGCAGCCCGGTTCGAAGTCACGAAGAAGTACGCCCAGGCCTACGCCGCGGCCCCCAGAAAGGGCAAGAGCGTGATCCTGGACCACGTGGTCGAGGTCACCGGCTGGAACCGTGATCACGCCCGTCAACAGCTGGTCGCCCGACTGAAACAGGCCCCCGGTCGCGCTGTGGCCACCGTCGCAGTGATCGACCGCCGCAAGACCAAACCGCGGAAGTACTCCTACGATGCGATCAAGATCCTCCAACAGGTCTGGGCCACCGCTGGAGGCAGCTGCGGCAAGTACCTCACTGTTGCGATGACCGACTGGCTCGACGCGATGGAAACCGAAGGCTCCCTGGTCTCCGGCCAGGATCGCTACAGCCCTGAGGTCAGAGCCGAACTCGAGTCGATGTCAGCGGCCACGATCGACCGCTACCTGGCTCCTACCCGAGCCACAGACCCACTCCGAGGGAAGTCCGCCACGAGGCCGGGCAGCCTACTTCGCAACTCGATCCAGATCCGCAAAGCCGGTGACGAGGTCGAAGCCGAACCCGGATTCTTCGAGGTCGACACCGTCGCCCACTGCGGCCCCACCCTGCAAGGAGAGTTCGCCCGCAGCGTCAACTTCACCGACATGCACACCGGCTGGACCTTCACCCACGCGATCCGCAACAACGCCCACATCCACATCCGGACCGCGTTCGACCTGCTCATCGAGCAGGTACCGTTCGCCGTGACCGGCATCGACAGCGACAACGGCTCCGAGTTCATCAACCACCAACTCATCGATTGGGCCGGCCAACGCGACGTGTTCTTCACCCGCTCAAGGCCCTACAAGAAGAATGATCAGGCCACCATCGAGTCGAAGAACAACCACCTCGTGCGCCGCTACGGCTTCTACCACCGCTACGACACCCCCACCGAGCTGACACTGCTCAACCAACTCTGGACCCTGGTCAACGACCGACTCAACTTCTTCACCCCGACCAAGAAACCCGTCGGCTGGTCCACCGACACCATCGGGCGTCGCAAAAGGCTCTACGACAAGCCCCGCTCCCCCTACCAGCGGCTGCTGGCCGCCGGCGTCCTCAGCTCAGCCCAAGAAACCGAACTCGCCGCCTACAAAGCCACTCTGCAACCCGCCGCGATCGCCCACACCATCACCGAGATCCAGCAAGAACTCACCCAGCTCGCCGCCGGGAAAACACGGCGACTCCAAGACCAGATCACCTGGAAAGCACCCACCCCCGGTGTCCTCAAGACCCGAGCCAGCTAA
- a CDS encoding ImmA/IrrE family metallo-endopeptidase has protein sequence MSSTTSVDHKATREAMTEQVTAFLANPAGWPAAMAARALRLRAGHPAYSPNNLALIVSQLWARFESEGLSEEDAFTAALNAAAEEIAPRYIWAKRGFTPTGGGLAIFSRPLTLWVDPVTGKKVDKDTAGAVQRTVFRIETTYRAADVVDAAGESGAVAFTAPELPEGEARVIFERLARWITGQGWTVERSGAEMAEGGYTSHAARRIVVHGGLTEWAAVEVLAHEIGHALMHGSEDTRPYAGEHRGDMEAEAEAVAYGLLTAWGQSERARGAARYAGEWTRSPERVAAAYEKACHVIDALAAVASGTENVTLAAAVKEQKLQAKADNKALAAALRQAGLEPKGEAWKRAKAGEPTDTIAAELAA, from the coding sequence ATGAGCAGCACGACGAGCGTTGACCACAAGGCCACCCGCGAAGCCATGACCGAGCAGGTCACCGCATTCCTGGCGAACCCCGCCGGGTGGCCCGCTGCGATGGCTGCCCGCGCGCTCCGCCTACGCGCCGGGCATCCGGCCTACTCCCCCAACAACCTTGCGTTGATCGTCAGCCAGCTGTGGGCACGCTTCGAGTCCGAAGGGCTCAGCGAAGAGGACGCATTCACCGCCGCGCTGAACGCCGCCGCCGAGGAAATCGCCCCCCGCTACATCTGGGCAAAGCGCGGATTCACTCCCACCGGCGGCGGGCTGGCCATCTTCTCGCGGCCCCTTACGCTGTGGGTCGACCCGGTGACCGGCAAGAAGGTCGACAAGGACACTGCCGGAGCAGTGCAGCGCACCGTGTTCCGCATCGAGACGACCTATCGCGCGGCTGACGTCGTCGACGCCGCAGGGGAGAGCGGAGCGGTCGCGTTCACCGCCCCCGAGCTGCCCGAAGGCGAGGCCCGCGTCATCTTCGAGCGCCTGGCGCGGTGGATCACTGGTCAAGGGTGGACGGTCGAGCGCAGCGGAGCAGAGATGGCGGAAGGCGGCTACACCTCCCACGCAGCTCGCCGGATCGTTGTGCATGGCGGCCTGACCGAGTGGGCAGCTGTTGAAGTGCTCGCGCACGAGATCGGCCACGCGCTGATGCACGGTAGCGAGGACACCCGTCCCTACGCAGGCGAACACCGGGGCGACATGGAAGCCGAGGCGGAGGCAGTTGCCTACGGTCTGCTTACCGCTTGGGGACAGAGCGAGCGCGCGCGCGGAGCAGCACGCTACGCAGGCGAGTGGACCCGCTCGCCCGAGAGGGTCGCGGCGGCCTACGAGAAGGCGTGCCACGTCATCGACGCCCTCGCAGCCGTCGCCAGCGGCACCGAGAACGTGACCCTCGCCGCCGCCGTGAAGGAACAGAAGCTCCAGGCCAAGGCAGACAACAAGGCCCTCGCGGCAGCGCTGCGCCAAGCCGGACTAGAGCCCAAGGGCGAGGCGTGGAAGCGCGCCAAGGCAGGTGAGCCGACCGACACCATCGCCGCCGAGCTGGCCGCGTAA
- a CDS encoding IS481 family transposase — MSHGTARLTVHGRRLIVQRHQAGWKQAHIAAAMGVSRKCVKTWLDRYAAEGEAGLVTRSSRPHSMPTKTSPQIEAQVLAARAELRDGPDVLGPKVGVPARTVSRILRRHRVPYLRDCDPMTGAVIRSSKQTAVRYERSLPGELVHMDVKKLGKIPPGGGWRARGHTRANHQARINKTPIGYDFVHSLVDDHSRLAYSEILPDEKGPTCAGFLQRAAAYFADKGIDRIERVMTDNAMAYRYSTDLQQVCAELGAVQKFIRPHCPWQNGKVERLNRTLATEWAYRQPFTSNEQRQAALAPWLEYYNTERRHSALGGKPPISRLLPT, encoded by the coding sequence ATGTCCCACGGTACTGCCCGTTTGACCGTTCATGGTCGTCGCCTGATCGTCCAACGCCACCAGGCTGGCTGGAAACAGGCCCATATCGCTGCCGCGATGGGCGTCTCACGCAAGTGCGTCAAGACCTGGCTCGACCGGTACGCGGCCGAGGGCGAGGCCGGGCTGGTCACTCGCTCGTCCCGGCCGCACTCGATGCCGACCAAGACCAGCCCTCAGATCGAAGCCCAAGTGCTGGCTGCCCGGGCCGAGCTCCGTGACGGCCCCGACGTGTTGGGCCCGAAAGTCGGGGTGCCGGCACGGACAGTGTCGCGGATCCTGCGCCGCCACCGGGTGCCCTACCTGCGTGACTGTGACCCGATGACCGGCGCGGTGATCCGTTCCTCGAAACAGACCGCGGTGCGCTACGAGAGAAGTCTCCCCGGTGAGCTGGTCCACATGGACGTGAAGAAACTCGGCAAGATCCCACCCGGCGGCGGATGGCGAGCCCGCGGCCACACCAGAGCCAACCATCAAGCACGCATCAACAAGACCCCGATCGGCTACGACTTCGTCCACTCGCTGGTCGATGACCACTCCCGCCTGGCCTACAGCGAGATCCTCCCTGACGAGAAGGGCCCCACCTGCGCCGGGTTCCTGCAACGAGCCGCGGCCTACTTCGCCGACAAGGGCATCGACCGGATCGAACGAGTCATGACCGACAACGCCATGGCCTACCGCTACTCCACCGATCTGCAGCAAGTCTGCGCCGAACTCGGTGCTGTTCAAAAGTTCATCCGCCCGCACTGCCCCTGGCAAAACGGAAAGGTCGAACGGCTCAACCGCACCCTCGCCACCGAATGGGCCTACCGCCAACCCTTCACCAGCAACGAACAACGCCAAGCAGCCCTTGCACCCTGGCTCGAGTACTACAACACTGAACGACGTCACAGCGCACTCGGCGGCAAACCCCCGATCAGCCGACTGCTACCAACCTGA
- a CDS encoding N-6 DNA methylase, translating into MTLQVDAPHGGLAIVPPGKVLDFIDGVTLRQDTPEEYVRQEILKSLVREYGYDKKDIRVEVPIKFGSRRVRVDIVIFPPGLRAVEQTQANAWLIIECKSSKVRPSMKKDGVEQMLSYMAACPNVEVGMWTNGEDMATYAFETDDDGHRVSVEIPDIPHCGDTVEAGTPRFEQLRPAASDSLLFAFRRAHSYIAGNQGMQKPEAFWELLKLIFCKIQDERDSSSPQFYATPKERQNITGLMRCTSRIGKLFASVKKQYPQIFKANEEIELEPKVLAYIVTQLQMFSLLDSDVDVKGKAYEEVVGSNLRGDRGEFFTPRNVCNMMVGMLDPTDKDLILDPACGTGGFLIAAMNHVIAGVKREVRASGRSRQLQDDSIRDRKRYFLENNLVGLDFNPNLVRATKMNMVMNNDGSGGLFQANSLDNPMRWTEDLRARNLLGTVDVILTNPPFGSKIPIDDPAILEQFDLGHHWEYDEDSDRWSRTPKTSARPPEILFIERCVQLLKPGTGRAALVLPDGILGSPGLGYVRQWILTHTTVLASVDLHPDTFQPGTSVQTSVLILQRKSERQIRDEIAAGKIDDYEVFMAICDHIGHDKRGNAVYMRDDQGYEIVRETEDAVTTAADGDDDEQTHLAKERVLDDNTQEIAEEFRSWLRTL; encoded by the coding sequence GTGACGCTGCAAGTTGACGCCCCGCATGGAGGCCTGGCCATCGTTCCGCCGGGTAAAGTCCTCGACTTCATCGACGGGGTCACCCTGCGGCAGGACACTCCTGAGGAGTACGTCAGGCAAGAGATCCTCAAGTCGCTGGTCCGTGAGTACGGCTACGACAAGAAGGACATTCGCGTCGAGGTTCCGATCAAGTTTGGGAGCCGCCGCGTCCGAGTCGACATCGTGATCTTCCCGCCCGGGCTACGTGCCGTCGAGCAGACCCAAGCCAACGCCTGGCTGATCATCGAGTGCAAGAGCTCTAAGGTCCGCCCGTCCATGAAGAAGGACGGGGTCGAGCAGATGCTCAGCTATATGGCTGCCTGCCCCAACGTCGAGGTCGGAATGTGGACTAATGGCGAGGACATGGCGACCTACGCCTTCGAGACCGACGACGATGGTCACCGAGTCTCCGTCGAGATCCCGGACATTCCGCACTGTGGAGACACCGTCGAGGCCGGTACTCCACGCTTCGAGCAGTTGCGCCCCGCGGCGTCGGACTCACTCCTTTTCGCCTTTCGCCGCGCCCACAGCTACATCGCCGGCAACCAGGGCATGCAAAAGCCTGAGGCGTTCTGGGAGCTGCTGAAGCTGATCTTCTGCAAGATCCAAGACGAGCGCGACTCAAGCTCTCCGCAGTTCTACGCCACGCCCAAGGAGCGCCAGAACATCACGGGTCTGATGCGCTGCACCAGCCGCATCGGCAAGCTCTTCGCCAGTGTCAAGAAGCAGTATCCCCAGATCTTCAAGGCCAACGAGGAGATCGAGCTGGAGCCGAAGGTTCTCGCCTACATCGTTACCCAGCTCCAGATGTTCTCGCTCCTCGACTCCGACGTTGACGTCAAGGGCAAGGCCTACGAGGAGGTTGTGGGCTCCAACCTCCGCGGGGACCGGGGCGAGTTCTTCACCCCGCGCAATGTCTGCAACATGATGGTCGGGATGCTCGACCCCACTGACAAGGACCTGATCCTCGACCCGGCCTGCGGTACCGGCGGATTCCTGATCGCCGCCATGAACCACGTGATCGCCGGGGTAAAGCGCGAGGTTCGGGCCTCAGGGCGCAGCCGCCAGCTCCAGGACGACTCCATCCGTGACCGGAAGCGCTACTTCCTGGAGAACAACCTCGTCGGGCTCGACTTCAATCCCAACCTCGTTCGCGCGACCAAGATGAACATGGTTATGAACAATGACGGTTCAGGTGGGCTGTTCCAGGCCAACTCCCTGGACAACCCCATGCGATGGACCGAGGACCTCCGCGCCCGGAACCTGCTCGGCACTGTGGACGTGATCCTGACCAACCCGCCTTTCGGTTCCAAGATCCCGATCGATGATCCCGCCATCTTGGAGCAGTTCGATCTCGGCCACCACTGGGAGTACGACGAAGACTCGGACCGCTGGTCCCGCACGCCGAAGACCTCCGCGCGCCCGCCTGAGATCCTGTTCATTGAGCGCTGCGTCCAGCTCCTCAAGCCTGGCACTGGCCGCGCCGCGTTGGTCCTGCCCGATGGCATCCTCGGCAGCCCCGGGCTCGGTTACGTGCGACAGTGGATTCTCACACACACCACCGTTCTGGCGTCGGTGGACCTCCACCCCGATACGTTCCAGCCGGGCACCAGCGTTCAGACCTCAGTGCTCATCCTGCAGCGGAAGTCTGAACGACAGATCCGCGACGAGATCGCTGCGGGCAAGATCGACGACTACGAGGTCTTCATGGCGATCTGTGACCACATCGGCCATGACAAGCGTGGCAATGCCGTCTATATGCGCGATGACCAGGGCTACGAGATCGTTCGGGAGACCGAGGACGCGGTCACCACCGCAGCCGATGGTGACGACGACGAGCAGACACACCTAGCCAAAGAGAGGGTGCTCGACGACAACACCCAGGAGATCGCCGAGGAGTTCAGGTCATGGCTGCGGACGCTCTAG
- a CDS encoding single-stranded DNA-binding protein, which produces MSYITRTGNLAATPELRTGDNGPYTYARVLVTDRIRQDDGEYHDGPTVAYDVAVAGNQAVNLVDAATRSGNIRVTFTGRYRVTEHTSDQGTRVQHEVRADDVAVSLRGQSVTVERVKTAQA; this is translated from the coding sequence ATGAGCTACATCACCCGCACCGGCAACCTCGCAGCCACCCCCGAGCTGCGCACCGGAGACAACGGCCCCTACACCTACGCGCGCGTTCTGGTCACTGACCGCATCCGCCAGGACGACGGCGAGTACCACGACGGCCCCACGGTCGCCTACGACGTAGCCGTAGCCGGCAACCAGGCGGTCAACCTCGTCGACGCAGCGACGCGCTCCGGGAACATCCGCGTGACCTTCACAGGCAGGTACCGGGTCACCGAGCACACCAGCGACCAGGGGACCCGCGTGCAGCACGAAGTACGAGCCGACGACGTCGCGGTCAGCCTCCGAGGCCAGAGCGTCACCGTCGAGCGCGTCAAGACAGCCCAGGCGTAG
- a CDS encoding ParA family protein, which yields MTAKIVALCNQKGGVGKTTTAFHLARAAVLDGKRVLLIDADPQGNLTSVAAAEPVDEDQAGLADVLSDKTSDTIRDVAVAGIWPGVDLIPTAGATLGAVRDELIIAGAGREFRLKKALAAVVDDYDLVLIDCAPSLDQLAINALVAAHGALVVTEAKLFAANGLGALLQTIAAVRDFYNPALKVTGVLVNRLEERTVSSAAWLDELREAAAGNGLTLLPPIPKRVVIADAAEAARGLDEWGTADAAAVGTIYTDHLHAIEGALS from the coding sequence ATGACGGCCAAGATCGTTGCCTTGTGTAACCAGAAAGGTGGCGTCGGCAAGACGACCACCGCATTCCACCTCGCCCGCGCAGCTGTCCTCGACGGCAAGCGCGTACTACTCATCGACGCCGACCCCCAAGGGAACCTCACCTCCGTGGCGGCCGCCGAGCCCGTCGACGAGGACCAGGCCGGCCTAGCCGACGTCCTCAGCGACAAGACCAGCGACACGATCCGCGATGTCGCGGTGGCAGGGATCTGGCCGGGCGTCGACCTCATCCCCACAGCCGGCGCAACGCTTGGGGCCGTGCGAGACGAACTGATCATCGCCGGCGCCGGCCGAGAGTTCCGCTTGAAGAAGGCCCTCGCGGCTGTCGTCGACGACTACGACCTGGTGCTGATCGACTGCGCACCCAGCCTCGACCAGCTCGCCATCAACGCTCTGGTCGCGGCACACGGCGCGCTGGTGGTCACGGAGGCGAAACTGTTCGCGGCCAACGGACTCGGCGCGTTGCTGCAGACGATCGCCGCAGTCCGCGACTTCTACAACCCTGCGCTGAAGGTCACCGGAGTCCTGGTCAACCGCCTCGAGGAACGCACCGTTTCGAGCGCGGCATGGCTCGACGAGCTGCGCGAAGCCGCGGCCGGCAACGGACTGACCCTGCTGCCCCCGATCCCCAAGCGCGTAGTGATCGCTGACGCCGCAGAAGCCGCTCGCGGCCTCGACGAGTGGGGCACAGCTGACGCCGCGGCCGTGGGCACCATCTACACCGACCATCTGCACGCCATCGAAGGAGCACTGTCATGA
- a CDS encoding thermonuclease family protein, producing MKRAAAVLMLALLVGCQPQGEPSRGLAVVVDVIDGDTLTVDTAEGERVRVRMLGIDAPEEAKDGTPAECGASEAKEALAALVDDRQVGLTADSRSDVEDRYGRRLAYVDVDGLDVGAALIQAGWAAAWHPRSAVEPERGPSYQKAQKRAQAAGSGLWSTCPTVGR from the coding sequence GTGAAGCGCGCGGCCGCGGTGCTGATGCTCGCCCTGCTAGTTGGATGCCAGCCGCAGGGTGAACCGAGCCGCGGCCTGGCGGTCGTCGTCGACGTGATCGACGGAGACACGCTCACGGTGGATACGGCCGAGGGGGAGCGGGTGCGAGTCCGAATGCTCGGCATCGACGCCCCCGAGGAAGCCAAGGACGGTACGCCGGCGGAATGTGGCGCGAGCGAGGCTAAGGAAGCACTAGCGGCCCTCGTCGACGATCGCCAGGTGGGACTGACTGCCGACTCGCGCAGCGATGTCGAGGATCGCTACGGCCGCCGCCTGGCCTACGTCGACGTCGACGGCCTCGACGTCGGAGCCGCGCTGATCCAGGCTGGCTGGGCTGCTGCCTGGCACCCTCGCAGCGCCGTCGAGCCGGAGCGCGGACCGAGCTATCAGAAGGCCCAGAAGAGGGCCCAGGCCGCCGGCAGCGGCCTATGGAGTACCTGCCCCACCGTGGGGCGATAA
- a CDS encoding ArsR/SmtB family transcription factor, protein MEIFGLNQVRMAIVSVLARSDSALTTREIADQTGVQKLTVLRHLNALEEAGAVTSSEGPGEREGRTVAWALNRQAVLDELEAITHRFR, encoded by the coding sequence GTGGAGATCTTCGGTCTGAATCAGGTTCGGATGGCGATCGTGTCGGTGCTGGCGCGATCAGACTCAGCCCTGACGACGCGCGAGATTGCGGATCAAACGGGCGTTCAGAAGCTCACCGTCCTGCGCCACCTGAATGCGCTCGAAGAGGCTGGCGCGGTCACCTCGAGCGAAGGGCCGGGAGAGCGCGAAGGGCGAACGGTAGCCTGGGCCCTGAATCGCCAGGCCGTGCTCGACGAGCTCGAGGCCATCACCCACCGCTTCCGGTAG
- a CDS encoding antirestriction protein ArdA, whose product MATSCKPRIWVACLHCYNDGSLVGQWVDCTDAADVTLAQLHGGAGGPYTGCEEVWCLDHENIPVPGEMGLAEAAEWGEVHEEVGETLWPALFAWVESGNYTSVGRCLPSTLDFEERYCGRDRT is encoded by the coding sequence GTGGCGACGAGCTGCAAGCCGCGCATCTGGGTCGCCTGCCTGCACTGCTACAACGACGGCAGCCTCGTCGGCCAGTGGGTCGATTGCACCGACGCCGCCGACGTCACCCTCGCCCAGCTCCACGGGGGCGCTGGCGGCCCGTACACGGGCTGTGAGGAGGTCTGGTGCCTCGACCACGAGAACATCCCGGTGCCCGGCGAGATGGGCCTTGCCGAGGCCGCCGAGTGGGGTGAGGTCCACGAGGAGGTCGGTGAGACTCTGTGGCCTGCGCTGTTCGCGTGGGTGGAGTCGGGTAACTACACCTCCGTGGGGCGCTGCCTGCCCAGCACCCTCGACTTCGAGGAGCGCTACTGCGGGAGAGATCGGACGTAG
- a CDS encoding ParB family protein: MTKRPAPRRSNLAGASPVAPTTSSETPTPTQAAPAPAAAVPAAPAAVPRATTRTTAAGSKYRHKVSFYQEPEDTDRVRGAILHTMISEGSRTLSQFIHQAVMAEVERLETKYNAGQPFPPIGPGELPQGRPMGE, translated from the coding sequence ATGACCAAGCGCCCCGCACCGCGCCGATCGAACCTCGCCGGCGCCAGCCCCGTAGCACCTACCACCTCGAGCGAGACCCCAACACCAACCCAGGCGGCGCCGGCCCCGGCGGCCGCGGTCCCGGCTGCGCCAGCCGCTGTGCCTCGAGCGACCACACGCACCACCGCGGCCGGGTCAAAGTACCGACACAAGGTTTCCTTCTACCAGGAACCCGAAGACACCGACCGAGTCCGCGGCGCGATCCTGCACACCATGATCTCCGAGGGGTCACGCACCCTGAGCCAGTTCATCCACCAGGCCGTCATGGCCGAGGTCGAGCGCCTCGAAACCAAGTACAACGCCGGCCAGCCCTTCCCGCCGATCGGCCCGGGCGAGCTGCCCCAAGGCCGGCCGATGGGGGAGTGA